The following nucleotide sequence is from uncultured Draconibacterium sp..
GCAAACAGGTATGTAAGGTATTGTGGATCTTCTTTGTTGATCTTGTAAACCTGGTCGAGATTAAATGTTTCGAACATCCGGAATTTGATGTCGTTCGAATTCAGGATCTCAAGCATCTGCTCGGTTTCCGACTCGTCGCTAAGTGTCCAGATATTGGTTGGATAGATGCGTGCCGTTGATTTAAACTTGGGTGTAATAAATGCCGGGCCAGAAAAAATGGCCGACAAAGCAATGGCAACTATACCAACAATTATAAAATGAAATTTGCGTTTCCAAATCAGTTGAAGGATACGCTGGTTGTCAAAAAAATTATCCATAAGATGTGGTTTCAATTCGATCGTGTAATTTCAACGCACCCGAAAGATTTTTAGTATTTAACAGTGCTATTATTCGGCAATAATAAGAAAGTAGTTTTTCTTTCCTTTTTGTGCCAAAATGTATTTTCCGCCAATTAAAAAGTCGTTGTTCACATCCAACTCCGCATCACTGATCTTCTCTTTGTTAATGCTCAGCCCATTACCTTTTATTGTGCGTCGTAATTCTCCTTTCGATGGAAACACTTCTGTTTTCTCGGCCAGCAGGTCGATTACGTTAATACCTGCAGCCAGCTCGTCTTTTGAGATGTTAAACTGAGGAACACCTTCAAAAACAGCAAGGAAAGTACTTTCATTCAGTTTGCGAAGTTGCTCGGCAGTTCCTTTTCCAAATAAAATTTGTGAAGCTTCAACGGCCATGTCGTACTCTTCGCGCGAGTGAACCATTGTAGTTACTTCCTCTGCAAGTTTTTTCTGCAAAGCACGAGCGTGCGGAGCTTCTTTGTGCTCTGCCACCAGTGTGTCAATCTCTTCTTTCGACAGAAGCGTGAATATTTTTATGTAGCGCTCGGCATCTTCATCCGAAGTGTTCAACCAAAACTGGAAGAATGCGTAAGGCGAAGTGCGTTCCGGATCGAGCCAAACATTGCCCGACTCTGTTTTTCCGAATTTGGTACCGTCAGCTTTGGTTATCAGCGGACAAGTTAAAGCAAAGGCTTCACCTCCGTCCATACGACGGATCAACTCCGTACCGGTGGTAATATTTCCCCACTGGTCGGATCCTCCCATTTGCAGGCGGCAGTTGTTGTTTTTGTACAAGTGGTAAAAGTCGTAACCCTGCACCAACTGGTAGGTAAATTCGGTGAATGACATGCCTGATTTTGACTCTTCGCCCAAACGTTTTTTTACCGAATCTTTCGCCATCATGTAGTTTACGGTAATACGTTTACCCACGTCGCGAATAAAATCGAGGAACGAAAATTCCTTCATCCAGTCGTAGTTGTTTACCAAAAGTGCTACGTTGTCTTCCTTACTTTCAAAATCGAGGAATTTTGCCAGTTGAGCTTTAATACATTCCTGGTTGTGGCGCAGTGTTGGTTCGTCCAACAGGTTACGCTCCTGCGATTTTCCTGATGGGTCGCCGATCATTCCGGTGGCACCACCAACTAAAGCAATAGGCTGGTGACCTGCAATCTGAAGATGTTTCAGCATCATTACACCTACCAGGTGGCCAATGTGCAACGAGTCGGCAGTTGGATCAATACCCACATAAGCCGCGGTTAATTCTTTTTCAAGTTGTTCTTCAGTTCCGGGCATTATATCGTGCAACATGCCTCTCCATTTCAGCTCTTGTACAAAACTCATCTGTGTAAAATTTATTTATGATCGTGATCGAATCAATCGTTTCTTAAAAATCTGCGCAAATATACTCAATGCGGATAGCTTTTCGGGAATTTTGACGAAGTTATTTTTTTCTTTTTCAAGTCAAAATTTTCAAGCATAGCCTTAGCTACGGTTTAAAATTTTGCTGCAGAAAAAGGGAAAAAGAACAAATGAAAAACTCGAAAAGCTGTTTGTTTTGAGTATGGATAAAATGCTGAGTGTTATGCCGATGTGAAATCAGAATAAGCCTTGTTTAAGATAATTCACCTTTTCAATCGGCATTAATCATTGTAATTTCATTTTTTCGCCTAAGGCTCACACTGAAAAACAATTGGTATAATTCGTTGGCTTTCCATTCAAAATCAAAACCTGCCACGGAAATTAACGATTTCCAAACTGTTATTTTCTGCCGGCTGCGGTCTCCGGTCTTCCGGCTTAAATCTTTTTCAAAATAATTGTAACATTTGCGTACCTTGCTAAGTCTGATGGGATAGTTATGAATGATGCGCAACTGGTTAAGCAGGTTTTAAACGGAAACAATCATGCGTTCAGGTTTTTGGTGGGGAAGTACCAACGGCTTGTAATGCATGTGGTTGGGCGCATTATTCAGCAGGAAGATGAACTGGAAGACATTTGCCAGGAGGTGTTTATTAAGGTGTTTAAAAAGCTGAAACGTTTCAGGGGCGATTCGAAGTTGTCGACATGGATTGCAACCATTGCTTACAACACGGCCATAACACATTACCGAAAACTGAAACGAAGAGGCGAATTGTCGTATAACGAAGAGCCGAACCTGCTTCGTAATGAACAAGACACCGGACTGAATCAAAAAAATGTAGAAAAGGAAGAAGCGAAAAAATATCTCTTGCAACTGATCGAGTCGTTGCCGGTGAACTACCGAACGGTGATTACGCTGTTTCACCTCGAGGAGTTCTCGTACAAAGAGATAGAAGAGATTACAGGAATGCCCGAAGGAACCATAAAAAGTTACCTGAGCCGGGCACGAAAATTATTAAAAGGCAAGATTGAAAAAGTTGCCCGTTTGGAACAAACTAATATATTTGTTGACTATGTATAACGAAGATCGGAATTTTGACACAGATAAATTATTGAAAGAGGCATTCACTTCGGAGCCCGAATTCAAGCTGTCGGAGAATTTTACCGATGCCTTGGTTAAAAAGGTTGAGAAACAATTTGCCTGGGAACAATACCTTAGAGAATTTGCTATTTACCTGGCCGTTATACTCGGAATTATGCTTGTTGTGGCTGTTCTTGCATTTGTTTGGTTCGATGTTACAGTGTCGGGCTGGATGGCTTTCTTTACACAATATACCTGGCTGGTGGTGGGGATAAACCTTTTATTGGTATTTGTATTGTTTGCCGACCGCGTTTTACTTCGGTATTTTATGTATAGGGCGGAATTGAAGTAGCTAATTTTTCAATTTTTATGTAGCCTGCCAATCTAAATAAACATTTATTATTTCTTTTTATTCCGAAGGTAAATTACCTGGCCGGTTTGTGGTTGTTCTCCCCGTTTCATGTTGTTACGCCGATAGAGCGGATTTAGTTTAATGCCGTAAAGCTGAGAAATATAATGCATTGTTTCACCTTGCTGCACCCGGTGAGTCAACTGGTCTTTTGTGGTTCGTTTTTTCTTGTGTTGAACATAAACTACCTCGTTGACAACAGGCTGATATCCCGGTCGCTGGTCGTTAAATTTGTATAGCTCCCAATCTTTTAGGCCAAGCTCCTGCGCCAGCATTTCATAGGTATCTCCTTTTTGTGCTACCACAGCTTTTACCCGGTTAATTGTGGTAACCTTGTGTGTTTTAAATGGAGAAATAGTTAGTGCTCCTGAATTATCGGTTCCCAGCAGATTATGTGCTGTTTGCCCCCCCATTGGGTTAAAGGTCATTTTTTTGTCGAGGCGGTGTAATTTGTTCTCTTCAATTATACGTATTAATCGTTTGTCGTAATCGTGAGCGGTTGCATAACCGGCTTTTTTTAATCCTTTTGCCCAGCTTTTGTAGTCGGTAGGGTCAAGCAAAAAAAGCCCTGCATAGCGAGGGTTTTCCATTAGAAAATTAGTGTGATCGATATACGAATCTTTTACCGATCGGTAACTTCTGAAACACTCGTTACGGCGGTCGTCGTCGTAATACACCTTTTTGCCTTTCCAGCTACTTTTACATTTTATGCCAAAGTGGTTGTTTGATTTTCGCGACAGTTCACTGTTTCCGTTTCCTGATTCCAGGCAGCCCTGTGCCATGGTTATACTTGCCGGAATTCCACTGCGGTTCATTTCTTCAATAGCTACCAATTGCCATTGTCTGATGTATTCATCGCGGGTAATTTTTTGTGAAAATGCGCTTACAGAAAGCAAAATGAAAAGCGAAAAGGAAAGTATTTGTCTCATGTTTCTGTTACAAAGTTTGCTATTGCCAAAAATATAATACCAAAGAGCATTTGCCCACTAAATGCAAAGTATTTTATAAACAATGAAACGTGAGTAAGGTATGTTTATTGGATTTACATGAAAAAAAGATAAC
It contains:
- the tyrS gene encoding tyrosine--tRNA ligase is translated as MSFVQELKWRGMLHDIMPGTEEQLEKELTAAYVGIDPTADSLHIGHLVGVMMLKHLQIAGHQPIALVGGATGMIGDPSGKSQERNLLDEPTLRHNQECIKAQLAKFLDFESKEDNVALLVNNYDWMKEFSFLDFIRDVGKRITVNYMMAKDSVKKRLGEESKSGMSFTEFTYQLVQGYDFYHLYKNNNCRLQMGGSDQWGNITTGTELIRRMDGGEAFALTCPLITKADGTKFGKTESGNVWLDPERTSPYAFFQFWLNTSDEDAERYIKIFTLLSKEEIDTLVAEHKEAPHARALQKKLAEEVTTMVHSREEYDMAVEASQILFGKGTAEQLRKLNESTFLAVFEGVPQFNISKDELAAGINVIDLLAEKTEVFPSKGELRRTIKGNGLSINKEKISDAELDVNNDFLIGGKYILAQKGKKNYFLIIAE
- a CDS encoding sigma-70 family RNA polymerase sigma factor, which translates into the protein MNDAQLVKQVLNGNNHAFRFLVGKYQRLVMHVVGRIIQQEDELEDICQEVFIKVFKKLKRFRGDSKLSTWIATIAYNTAITHYRKLKRRGELSYNEEPNLLRNEQDTGLNQKNVEKEEAKKYLLQLIESLPVNYRTVITLFHLEEFSYKEIEEITGMPEGTIKSYLSRARKLLKGKIEKVARLEQTNIFVDYV
- a CDS encoding glucosaminidase domain-containing protein, whose product is MRQILSFSLFILLSVSAFSQKITRDEYIRQWQLVAIEEMNRSGIPASITMAQGCLESGNGNSELSRKSNNHFGIKCKSSWKGKKVYYDDDRRNECFRSYRSVKDSYIDHTNFLMENPRYAGLFLLDPTDYKSWAKGLKKAGYATAHDYDKRLIRIIEENKLHRLDKKMTFNPMGGQTAHNLLGTDNSGALTISPFKTHKVTTINRVKAVVAQKGDTYEMLAQELGLKDWELYKFNDQRPGYQPVVNEVVYVQHKKKRTTKDQLTHRVQQGETMHYISQLYGIKLNPLYRRNNMKRGEQPQTGQVIYLRNKKK